The Gallus gallus isolate bGalGal1 chromosome 5, bGalGal1.mat.broiler.GRCg7b, whole genome shotgun sequence region TTAGGCTCTTACAGATATTGCGTGTAGCAGCCAAAAGAACTGAATACCACTTCAAGCAACTATAGCAGCTATGAGAGGTAGAAAGGTTTAAGCACTCAGGTGAATACATTCACATTAAACTACATTTGCAGTATCAGTTCAATTCTACTCTTTGGCATggacaaaagaaacaaaaaaaaaagtgtggttATATAAATACTCCTCCCAGTAACAGAATGGAAAGATGCTATCAATTACATCCCTGCCTTAAAATAAGCAGTACTAGCTATATATTAACTAAATTGCTGTCTAacctctcagaaaaaaaaaaaaaacgttgaGAGAGTGCAgttgctttcttcccttctaTGCCAGGAGCACAAAGTGCTGTATTTTATGTAGCTGTTATATTCAGAAATTGAGTGGAATGCTgtcacttcaaagaaaaaaaaaaacaaagtcagaAGAACTCTCAGGTTTATACCTATTCATTgtgaagaacaaaaatacaaaatgtacaCTTCAGAGAGTCAGgacaacaaacaaataattctAATACAAAAACATTCCCCTCCCTGATTCCCTAAGCTCAAGGGCAGAATATTTCTGATCTCCAAAGCAAACATTGCACAGAGATAAAAACAACTATTTTAATCAGTAAAGGAAGTAGTCTAAGATACAAGTTTAGGATCTGTATACAGACAATTCCCATTAGTTCAAGGATGTACACACTCAGGACACTGATttagagaaaaaagacaaaagtttTGTCAAAATCCAGATTGGTTTGTCACAGAAAACTATGAGTTTGACCAATGAATGACTATCTATATTTCTGaacaatttatattttaaacaacagAAGTGGTTTTACATGCAATATGTTTGAGATGAGAGCTTTGGAGAATGGGGATAATGAAAGCCACATTCACTCAAACACCTGGTTTGCATGAGCTGCCTTGCACTGAACATTGTGCAGGAGACATCAGCTCTGAGTTTGCACAtcttatatttcattttctaagacCCATCACAGAGACTGATGTGTATTTGACACTGTGCAGAAACCCTGTCTCCAGCATGAAGACTATATGATGGCCCATGGCTCACACTTCCCTAAGAAGGGGACCCCAGATTCCATATCCACATCAGACTTGAGACATGTACGCATGCTCCTACTCCTTGGAGAAGCCTCCAACCACCAACCTGAGGACTAAGGTACGTGAGGTGAAAACCCAATTCGAATTGATATATGACAAATACTAAAAGATTCTGGAggacaaatgaaagcaaagtgtGGCTTCATATCTTACTGTTGAATGCCTTCAAGTATACAGGGGAATCCTGAGTGTCCTCCctcattttgtttcatgtttcacATGCAAGTTACTGTACCCCCAAGAACTCAGAACACAAATTTGCTTGTCCAGCATAGCCCTCTATTTCAGAGAAACAACACAGCCAAGGGCATTTTTACCTACCATTTACATTGGTGGCAACGCATTAAATCAAAGATCTGCCTGAGCctcttcagtgaagaaaacgcattttcaaattaattctCCCACCTAGATTTCTACTGCTACATAACCGTACCTGAAATATCTTTCTTCACTTTTGTCACCTgatcttttcttccaaaatttaTGTCTGCTTCCAAAAAAACATGCTAGGTGTCCTAAGCCAGTACTGTATTTCAGAATAGCATCATTTGGCAAAAGAAGGGGTGAGACTCCTATCAGGATATGATCTGTTTGCTGCCTACATGCTTGTATTTCAAATTAATAACAGGGAATTAATAACAGGGCTATGCCCATGCCAAGTCACCAGTTTTTTTAGAAGCCCATGGTGCAAAATTCCTGAATCTTGGGTAATATGGTCTTTTGCTAAAGCATTAATATCATCCAATGTGTGCTCTTGGTCTCTGTAGCTCTACTTCCATCCTGAATACTACATATATTAAATCAGTAGCGTTTCATATAGGTGAGGGATGGTCTTGAAAGGAAATTTGACTTTGTTCTTACCAGAACTAATACACCATAACATCTGGATGCTACCCAGAGACTGGGGAGGAGTTAAAACATCTCAGAACCCCAattagaaatgcatttcagcCCTTCAAAGGTTGTGCACTGGCCGCTCTGCTCACATCCTATTCAGATCCAGATATCATAACCTGTGTGTTATTGCACAGGCTCCAACACTAGTAAGAAAAAGGCAGTGTCAAAAGTTAAGGCAATCTAGCAACTACTCCAAACCAAGCTGCACATACTCATATCACAGTAGAGCAATGGAATTATTTGTGTCATTTGTCTGTGTACATTGTACATACACTATCTCCCTGACACTGAATGCTTCCATAAACAAGATCTATCTATTCAAGCATGCATCACCATTTATTACAATAACCATTCCTCTAAGGAACCACAGAAACATTGACATGGCACACTCATCCTTCAGTTCTTGAAGTAAACCATCAGGCTCTTATCTTTGTGATTCCCACTGAAAGTTCACAGCTGAAAGAAGCCTCATGAATTAGCAGGACAGGATGTTGTGAGCATTTGTGCTCTATTCCAAAAATTGGCCTCAGTTGTTTCTCcattacaataataataaccaGGATTGAGCTAAAAGCTCAGCCAACATGTTGTAACTCCGTTTTTTCTAACCCAACATGCACTGCTGGTAGGGAACTGGCAGGGAAGTTAACTACAGATGGTAGCCAGAACGTGGAGAATATATCCAATATAATAGAATACTTGTGTGGCAACACTCCAGTGTCTCAGAAGCAGCATCCATTTGTCTTTTATTATCTAAGGTTCACTCTGTCTTACTAGTAATTTACACAAGCTGAAATTAAGAATCTGACTGTAGCTTTATCATCATAGGGAACGCAGCAAGTAAACTACAGCAGTACACAAACGTCCCAGCTTTGCTATGGGCAGCAACAGGTGGGCTGCACAAGTAAATGtcacaaagatttttttcccccctttccatCACAtgataataaatataaataccaTGCAAAGCTCTAGTTCTTTAAATACACCTCTTGATAGAGTGTTCCCAGACACCTGCTTTTGGATAGCAAGATAGAGAAAGCATTGAAATACCACAGAAAGGCAGTATTTGACTAATCctacaaaacagaaatcctACTACAGCTAAATTGCACTGTTTGAcaaagaatgaataaaagcagGGGTTGGAACAGAACGGGAGAGATGCGTGTGAAAGAGGTCCTCTATATGTAGATAGGAAGATATAAATAATGTTGATATTCTAATACATTTCCAGTTGCTGGTCTGAGTGTCCAAGACTTCAGAGAAGAGTGTGCAGAAAGCTAAATGCAATCAAAAAAGCTAAAGCAGGCCCAATAACCGCACCCTTCCTCCCCTTGACTCAGTCAGAGAGCTGCTCACCTGCCCAGGGGCTTCCTTCAACACCAGCTTTACCTATAAGCATCACTGATGCTCATGAACTGGGTGCCAGCCTCACTCTACCCAGTCAGTTGTGTGAAACTGATGAAGAGAGACCCACAGCACATGAGACTCAAAGCCTTTCTTTAGTTTACAAGAAAAATCCAACAACCAAGACACTTGCACATGTGGGCACTGAAATGGAAGTAGGGGTAAAAGAATTCACCCAGGTGAATGAATTAGAGGGGCTGAACTTTTATGACAAAGTTAACAGGTGACTCTTGCTGGGGTTGGGGATTCCAAAGTTACTTCTTTCCTATTGACTTTTCCTTGGTTGTAGAACTGCAGCTGTCCTGGATATTCAAAGCTACATAACAATGAAGATCACATTCGTGAGATAACATCACATCCCAAACACTTCTTCAGGGTGAGGCCCTACCCTGGCAAAGGGCTtaagcccttaaatgaggtcaggttcattgcatgcacctgagctcctctgggttgtccctgccttcccaccaggtgctcaatcactggcTCAAgacatgacttagcatttctgccaCAGACCAACTGAGGAAAGAAATGCCAATAGTCACAGTTTTTGAATTTTAAACTGGTATTAGTTAACCTGTGCTCTGATTCCCTCTTTTAGGAACTTCACAActacaaataaagaaagaaagaaaacccaccTCTGTAAGGCATTAAAGGAATTACATTAAGGAATTATATTCTCTTGGAAGTGGAaatcacacagaaaaacaaggtTTCTCTACAGAAATATGTGGTCAGCTAGATATATAAGTGACATTCACAGAGCCAGCTCACTGCTTCACACCCCATGGCTGTTTGCTATTTTCCCTAAACCTGTGAGAACAATTTGGTTGTTAAACATACTGTTAGATTTTATGCCCTAAAATCCTTACAAATGACAGGATTTGTTATGACTTCAGATTCTGTTTCAGCCACTTCAACAGGTACTTAACTTTAAGTACCAGACAGTCCCGGAAGACAACAGTAAATGGTAGAAGCCTGTTGTCTTCTCCCCAGGCCTATTTACCAGGCAGTATAGATGGACATGATCTGCACCTGTGTTGCAATAAATTCAGCATCAATTCAAGCTCAGCTGCCTCAGGCAGTGTCAGGATACTCTTAGAAACATAACTTCTTGCTGAAGTTTTCTGCTGAATGAGTCTTCTGTGCATCGTGCACATGTGGGTAAGTGCCTAATTCTAGCACAACCTTGTATCTCTGCCATGCAAATCCCACATTCATCTGAGTAATTCTGCTTAATTATTGGACCTACTTCTCATCCGCCTCATTCCTTAAAGTGCTGGCcaagcaaaactgaaagcaacaaCAGGATCACTAGTGAGCTTTGTGAAAGTAACAGTTCTCCCTTTCCACAGCAAAATTTGTCAGCCCAGGAACTTCTGCCTGGGAGTGGGGAGAATGGGCCCATTCAGCACTGAGCTACCTATGGAATAACTCAGCTGTTCATGCTCCTGGCTATGTTGATAGATACATAGAGATACCTACAATGGAAATGCTTACGGTAATTTTGCGTACTCTATATGAAATAAATATCACAAGTAAACTCTAATACTCAGAACTGAATAGCATACAATATTAGTGACCAAATTACATTTACAAATGCACAAGCATTAATCCTATGAATTCAGCTTAGTTTCTTAGTATGCAAGCTTCAGAAACTGCTAGCTAAACTACACTTCAAGAAGCCATAATAAATGATGGTCACACCAAAAtctaagaagaaacaaaaacataaacattcttaaaatcattaaggttgaaaaaacCCTCTAAGATCActaagtccaaccatcaacccatcaccaccatcatcCCTTGAAATGACACACAGCTTTTAACAGACAGTAATAATACTGTGGTTTCATGAAATTCATTAAAACCGTCTAACAATAAATATCATCTGCAACATAGGTTTTATGTTCCAAACAAACTCAAAATCAGAGCAGGAGCAACAGCACAGTGTCCACACATAGCAAAAGCAGAGACAGCAAGAGCCTGTACCTGGACCAGAGCTGCAATCGCTCAGAATAACGTGAGAATGGGGCAGATTTACTGTCAAAAGGGAAGAGATGGAGAGAAGAGGGCCTCGTCACAGCTCCAGTTATAGTTGCTGTTGCAGAATCGTTTGGAGGAATAGCCTAGGCTCTGTAGCCTGCTCTTGCCAGCATGGTCCTCAAAAATGGTCACTGCCCCAAAAGGCAGCAATAGCACACAGGAGCACTGCTAGCAACAGCAGATtacaggctgtgctgctccctgcctgtgcAGGACAGAAATTTTGCTGTGCCAAAAGGCACACATGGCAGTTTGTTCTCTGTATCCTAACATAAATACTTCTGCCAAGAATTTTTCAGTGAGGAAGTGAGTGATTGACaagtatatcttttttttcaggagagaaaagatCTCACACACTCAATACACTGACTCAACATCATCTTGCACTACTGAATAATAAATTCTAGATCCTGCCCTGGAAATTTGCTTACACTTTAGATCATGGCACTTTTCTCATCTTGCAAAGAGGTTCGTGAAGAGGATCTTCCTAACAACAGCTCCTTCTCATGGATCAGGCTATCTAGCAGGTCCTCTTGTCTGTAGTTCTGATATACTTTCAGGAAAGCCAGAATGGTGATTCCCAGCCAAGTCAGCCAGGCAGCCCACAGACCAAactagagaagaaaagaaatgataaagATGTCAGTAGTGTTTCATAAAGACAAAATCAACTGTCCAAGATCAAAATCTCACCCAGACCAAAGGCCATGGAGTCACTACAAGTTATTTTTGCGAGGTTCTGGTCCTACTGCTCCTTAATTCTGCCTAGTAATTCTCcgcttaaaaggaaaaatatatatatatatgtactaggaaaattgaaacaaaaacatactcAGTACAGCAGTGAAGAATTCCATATAATCCACATGCAGCTGCTGAACTTCTCAAGTATGTGAAATTCTGGCTATCTCAAAACTCTTGAGATTTCTCTTTGGTCATCATATGCTTTAATACATTTTCCAAAACTTTCTTCCTGAGACCTTTGGACATCATGCTATCCTTGGAGAAGTACAAATTTTAAGGCATTTCTGTTCAGAATGTTGTTGAGAAAATGCTACCAATTGAATGGTTAGGTTACATTCTGGGGTAATTGGTTCACAATAGCATAaactcagaaagaaagagaaacttcATCCAACACACCCTACTGCCTGGTGGCTCATATATGCATAACACATGAGATCTGATCTTACAGCCTCAGATCTGCACTGAGTTATTAACTTAGTCTCTCTTGTTTAACTGTGCAAACAACTACACTTTTACTGGTTCAGGTACTTGACTGTTGGCCTCCCCTATCTCAGAGGATGCTCGTTTGTAGTAAAGTTTTTTGGcagaaattccattttaatttcattatgccttcaacaacaacaacaaacaacaacaacaaaaaggacaACAGCAACAAGAGGGTAATTGAATCCTTGTATTTCAGCTTTGACATACTGCAGTTTTTATTCTTAAGAAAAGTCACAATTTAAACACTTCTAGACAGCAGGACAGCTGTTTATTCTAATAACCAGTTTAGGTAAACGAGGGCCACAATTATGTAAATGGAAGTGTATGGTCCTATATGTCTTACGTACTTTAGAATGTCTCCTATTTCTGCTCATTCTTACCATTATCTCAGTTCAATTATTCTACAGGACCTGGAAACAAGAATATGTTCATCTGGGTTTATATGAGCAAATACAGAGACTTGGAAGCTTACCATTCATTTCCTAAGCACCATGTCATGAATGAGATATATTCAAATATCTAATACTGTGGTTTCCTCAGTATATCTGATATGAAGTTATCTACATGGGTTTAACCAAATTTAGGGCTCAGGGTATCACTGACAAAGAGAAagctcacagccccacagtCTGTTCAGGTCAGCCattctaattctgttttcattcctgaCAACAGTGTAGAGTTCCAGGGCTCCAGAACACTGCGGCCTTTGAAGAGCTCATACTTTGCAGAAACAGTATATTTTCCATGATGAGAAAGAATCAGATTTTGACATGCCTGCATTCAAAACTATCTGTTTTGaatataaaatgcaaatgtgCCCATTCACAATCATGCTGATTCACCACTCACGGAAGTCACTGGAAACATTCCCATCGATTTCAGAGGACTGTAGTTCGGCTCCAACAATCCCAGATCAATGTGCCAATGGTAAATGAACTGGAACAGAACCATGACCTAGTCTGACCTACCTGTGCAACAGCAAACTGGTCGTAGAAAGCAGAGTTTTCTAAGTTCAGTTCAAGATCTATATCCTGTAATTCTTCACAGCTGTTCAAGGAAAGcatttgggggtggggggaagaagaaagaaagttaTTTCAGAATTTCCAGACAGGCAAATCAAACACGTAACAAAGAAACATCTAAGTGTTTCCAACTGTCACAATGACAAGTTCTACGAAAAGACATGTAAGTTGGTGCAGTAACTGGGTTGCTTGCCAATCTTCCCTATAACTAGGGTAAAAGAAGCATGTGaatactttcttttaaaaaacaatgtgTAATTATGTAAGTGATAACACCAATCTTCCATGAAATGGAACTCTGATAGCTATTATGGAAACACTATACTTAAAACCCTCTTTTCCCACTCCCCGAGAGCCTCCCACTTACACGCATCTGGCATTAGCCCAGCTCATTTGCTTCACCCCTCAATGAAACAAAGTGTATGAGCCTCTATTACCTTTTGACATCATCAGGGAAAGCCTCAGAAGAAGGGATTGTATGGGTGTTTTTGTTTCGGATGCTCCAGCAAGGAGACGGAACTCTGATGGTAAGATAGAGGCTGCCTACAGATTTTACAAGTAACTTGGACTTTTACTGgtgtgaaaaaaaatcccaggaTTTTGAGGTTGTCTTTCTATCTCTtgcttgatttctgcagcctcttCTCTGTCCTTTTCAGTGCTGTCGGTCATCTTGGGTTCTTATCCGAATATTCGATTAGACGCTTTTTGTAATTGAATTTTTAACCGAATATTCGAATAATTCGATTAATCGTTGCAGCCCTAAACAGAACATTTACTGTGGCACTTTACAACATATGACAATGTGCAACATTGCTTTAAGTAGTATACTTATTCAATATCATATGACATAAAAtgtcagctttttctttctttttattgtcaGGTCCCTGTCTCCCAGTCCCCTGCCCTACTCACAGCACCACACTCCCCACTTCAGCAAGTATTGACCAATCCAGATCTCCTTTGTAAATGAAactttttggttttcttttgtatgtgTTCATGACTCTTAAAGAGACCACGAAACATCACAGAAACCATACTTTGATTTGTGTTGaactaaaagcagaaaacttTGGTTTTCTAGTTTTGTTCCAAATGAAATGAATCTGGAGttccctgtttttttctctttgattatCTTGCATGTCATAACTACAGTTTGTACCAACACGGTTCATTTGTGcatatacaaaaaataaaaggaagaaaatatattctttaataCTAACCTATTTGGCATGCTTCCTTTTTCAGTAATTGCATCACACCACATGTTAAATCCTACACTCACTATAGTGCTAGCAATAAACGTGATAAACACCACAAACGCGCTGATCAGCAGATTCAGGAAGGCATAAAAGAAAGAGCtgtaataaaagagaagaaaaatgtaactcATAAACATCTGAAACACAGCATCAGCAGTCTCTCTAAGCAGCATACAGCAGGCAAAAAAGATATCAGTTTCCATTTGAAACGCTTATGCTTTAATTAAGACCACCTAATACACTGAAAATCTATGGATTATGATTTTGAGTCAGATTATCCTCATTTTTAAGCTtctttggtgttttctttttttttttctataagagGATGTGGCTCTAAATCATAAATACTAAGTGGCAATTGTTCATACACAGAATGGCCTTCATTAGCTGTAATGATGAAAATCACCATTGTTAAAATAAATGCCATTAGCTCAAATTATGCAGCAACTGGAGCTTAAATTATTTCATGACCAAAATGATAATTGGGACAAAAATTGCCTAGGAGAgagaaactaaaaataaaaataaaacaacacagtaCTGATAGCTATAATCATTTTAAGCAATGTAACACAAGGTACTGGTATCATAGGACACGAATCTCAGTTTTATGGGCAATTTGCAGAGCAGGCCAGCTTCTCTTGGGATATCTCTGGCTTTGATGTCAGTACATTATTTTTGTCAGCCAGATGTTAGCTTACACCATCCCCATTAGTCTGTACAACCAAGGCCTGCTCAAAGCATGTGTTGGGGGATATGAAGATGCTCATTGTGGTGCCATAAGGAATTGCTCACCCATCTTCCAGTCTCATGAGGTAGTCTTCTTCATGACTAGGTTACACTGAAAGAGGATCACTTTGCTACCTAACTCTCCTCCCCAGTTCTCAcgggcagcctggcctagtggttggtaaccctgctcatggcaggggggttgaaactagatgatctttgaggtccttttcaacccgggccattctatgattctatgatgaattCTAGTTAATGAAAACTTTCTAATCCTTTCCTCATCCTTCTGGCCAAGCCCTTTGCTACTTGAAGCTGCTAAATGACATTTGCAAAGGCTCACTATTGAAAAACTGAACACCTATTCTAGGTTGCAGAAAGACTAGCAACTCCACAGGAAAGAGTACTCAATTCAAGAAGAGTGAATATAACAAATTGCCCACCATTGCCCCTTTCATTATGCTGGGGATAGAAGGAATCTACTCACTCcagagaataataataataaaggccatttattttccctgattTCTCATTAAATTAAA contains the following coding sequences:
- the TMEM179 gene encoding transmembrane protein 179, whose protein sequence is MALSNFLFAQCICYFLAFLFSFIVVVPLSENGNDFHGRCLLFTEGMWLNANLTVERQRFTVQEWGPEAACRFSIFTGLLSLLLATVQAWRTLFFLCKGHEDSFFYAFLNLLISAFVVFITFIASTIVSVGFNMWCDAITEKGSMPNSCEELQDIDLELNLENSAFYDQFAVAQFGLWAAWLTWLGITILAFLKVYQNYRQEDLLDSLIHEKELLLGRSSSRTSLQDEKSAMI